One genomic window of Salvelinus namaycush isolate Seneca chromosome 22, SaNama_1.0, whole genome shotgun sequence includes the following:
- the lbx1a gene encoding transcription factor LBX1a, translating to MEDRRRNALDQLPPPANSNKPLTPFSIEDILNKPSVKRSYSSCGTAHLLSSSEKLSSSGHSLSSRALYTQTSPLCALEELASKTFKGLEVSVLQAAEGRDGTTLFGSRNNPKKRRKSRTAFTNHQIYELEKRFLYQKYLSPADRDQIAQQLGLTNAQVITWFQNRRAKLKRDLEEMKADVESAKAVGTVSFEKMAKLAELEKCAANGALGPNRSESPSLSNHERNTSNKLLLSSPSSPYTDHTSSKGCSEDEEIDVDD from the exons ATGGAGGACCGAAGACGCAATGCGCTGGACCAGCTTCCGCCGCCGGCCAACTCCAACAAGCCCCTGACGCCATTCAGTATAGAGGACATCCTGAACAAGCCCTCGGTAAAGAGAAGTTATTCCAGCTGCGGGACCGCGCACCTGCTCTCCTCCAGCGAGAAGCTGTCCTCTTCAGGGCATAGCCTGTCCAGCCGGGCCCTTTACACCCAAACCTCCCCGCTCTGCGCTCTGGAGGAGCTCGCCAGTAAAACCTTCAAAGGGCTCGAAGTCAGTGTTCTTCAAGCGGCGGAAG GCCGAGACGGCACGACACTATTCGGTTCGCGGAATAACCCCAAAAAGCGCCGGAAGTCTCGTACGGCCTTCACCAACCACCAGATCTACGAGTTGGAAAAGCGCTTCCTTTACCAGAAGTACCTGAGTCCAGCTGACCGCGACCAGATAGCACAGCAGCTCGGCCTCACCAACGCGCAGGTCATCACCTGGTTCCAAAACCGGCGCGCCAAGCTCAAACGCGACCTGGAGGAGATGAAGGCGGACGTGGAGTCGGCCAAAGCCGTGGGAACCGTGTCGTTTGAGAAGATGGCCAAACTAGCCGAACTGGAGAAATGCGCAGCTAACGGGGCGCTGGGCCCTAACAGATCTGAGTCACCCTCGCTATCGAACCATGAGCGCAACACCTCGAACAAGCTCTTATTGTCCTCCCCTTCGTCGCCATATACAGACCATACTAGCAGCAAGGGCTGCTCCGAGGATGAGGAGATTGACGTGGATGACTGA